One genomic window of Dunckerocampus dactyliophorus isolate RoL2022-P2 chromosome 7, RoL_Ddac_1.1, whole genome shotgun sequence includes the following:
- the si:ch211-105c13.3 gene encoding protein S100-A1, with product MESAIQTLVTTFLSSSRGKESLDGKSFQKMVKKHFSGIMENTNSSAAVKEMQRSLDENSDGKVSFQEYLTLIGYLAKSLSQNKCDTNAAAS from the exons ATGGAGTCAGCCATCCAGACCCTGGTGACCACCTTTCTAAGCTCTAGCAGAGGGAAGGAGAGCCTGGATGGCAAGTCCTTCCAGAAGATGGTTAAGAAGCATTTTAGTGGCATCATGGAG AACACAAACAGCTCGGCGGCCGTCAAGGAGATGCAGCGCAGCCTGGACGAGAACAGCGACGGCAAGGTCAGCTTCCAGGAATACCTCACTCTGATTGGCTACTTGGCCAAGTCGCTCAGTCAGAACAAGTGTGACACCAACGCGGCGGCGTCATAG